One Tepidamorphus gemmatus DNA segment encodes these proteins:
- a CDS encoding ABC transporter ATP-binding protein codes for MSSGLLTLEGLTSGYGSAPVVQDVSLSLAPGEILAVLGKNGMGKSTLLKTIMGFLPAMSGRIGFDGADATGRKPFEMARMGIAHAPQEYTLFQDLTVAENLRLGVSDDRTFRERLEDVAALFPRIIERQKQRAGTLSGGEQKMLLMSRALIARPKLMLIDEISEGLQPTMIERMADALRRTRAQTGVAILLVEQHLAFALSVADRYAVLKLGEIVEQGRAGDASAAETLAGHLKV; via the coding sequence ATGAGCAGCGGGCTGCTGACGCTCGAGGGGTTGACCAGCGGTTACGGCTCCGCGCCGGTCGTGCAGGATGTCTCGCTGTCGCTCGCGCCGGGCGAGATCCTCGCCGTACTCGGCAAGAACGGCATGGGCAAGTCGACGCTTCTGAAGACGATCATGGGATTCCTGCCGGCAATGTCCGGCCGCATCGGCTTCGACGGGGCGGACGCGACCGGGCGGAAACCGTTCGAGATGGCGCGCATGGGGATAGCCCACGCGCCGCAGGAATACACGCTGTTCCAGGATCTGACGGTGGCCGAGAACCTGCGCCTCGGCGTTTCCGACGATCGCACGTTCCGGGAGCGGCTGGAGGATGTCGCGGCGCTGTTCCCGCGCATCATCGAGCGGCAGAAGCAGCGGGCGGGAACGCTCAGCGGCGGCGAGCAGAAGATGCTGCTGATGTCGCGCGCGCTGATCGCCCGGCCGAAGCTGATGCTGATCGACGAGATCTCCGAAGGGCTGCAGCCGACGATGATCGAGCGGATGGCCGACGCGCTCAGGCGCACCCGCGCGCAGACCGGGGTCGCGATCCTGCTGGTCGAGCAGCATCTCGCCTTCGCCCTGTCGGTCGCGGACCGCTATGCGGTGCTGAAGCTCGGCGAGATCGTCGAGCAGGGCAGGGCGGGCGATGCCTCGGCGGCCGAGACGCTGGCCGGCCACCTGAAGGTGTGA